In Triticum aestivum cultivar Chinese Spring chromosome 5B, IWGSC CS RefSeq v2.1, whole genome shotgun sequence, the following proteins share a genomic window:
- the LOC123116368 gene encoding uncharacterized protein, which produces MAFVAIHARLAVLLPRLSAAASSLRSAPPRTRLSPLRTSTGHIFRSPRCRRRPCRARAASITASLDLTEDNVRQAIVDAKAELAQLFDTSVGITGQVDLAELDGPFVKLRLKGKFWHTRATVVARIGNYLKNRIPEILEVEIEDEDQLDDSPAAY; this is translated from the exons ATGGCCTTCGTCGCCATCCACGcccgcctcgccgtcctcctccctcgcctcagcgccgccgcctcgtctctCCGGTCCGCTCCTCCCCGCACCCGTCTCTCGCCTCTCAGGACTTCAACCGGACACATCTTCCGCAGCCCGCGGTGCAGGCGTCGGCCGTGTCGCGCTCGCGCCGCCTCCATCACCGCGTCGCTCGACCTCACCGAGGACAACGTCCGGCAGGCCATCGTCGACGCCAAAGCCGAG CTGGCCCAGCTATTCGACACGTCGGTCGGCATAACAG GGCAAGTTGATCTGGCGGAGCTGGACGGGCCGTTCGTGAAGCTCCGCCTCAAGGGAAAGTTCTGGCACACCCGCGCCACCGTCGTCGCGCGGATTGGCAACTACCTCAAGAACCGTATACCg GAAATCTTGGAGGTGGAGATCGAAGATGAGGACCAGCTTGACGACAGCCCCGCGGCTTACTGA